One stretch of Paenibacillus sp. AN1007 DNA includes these proteins:
- a CDS encoding DEAD/DEAH box helicase: MTNQTFASIGVAQDLEALLAQHDINEPSPVQAQTIPVILEGRDVVSKSQTGTGKTLAYLLPLLQSIKSDIKGTQKLIIAPTQELAMQIVREAQRYGADRGIGVQGLIGGAAVKRQIEKLREHPELVVGTPGRLKELITLKKLKMHNVSTIVIDEADQVFQLGGVSDVEFVLKSALRDRQLIFLSATIDEHTAALAKREMKEPVHIGIEPERATAAGLEHYYFVEESRNKIDMLRRLVRQYNPDRAIVFVNATEDIGEVEAKMNHLGLSAAALYGDADKVTRSNVLAAFRNGKIQLLIASEVAARGLDIEGLPMVINYDPAFDSEHYVHRAGRTGRMGRSGIVLSIVDETQIFIMRKFARELGIELQERTLFGGKVLAADPRPDTRPEGHSFSRKPGQSRDRKPGQGSRKPGTRATVSNQGATGSKPAGSAGRTDRDQNRKNKGAPKWSKDRAPRSEE, translated from the coding sequence ATGACGAATCAAACTTTTGCATCAATAGGCGTGGCACAGGATTTGGAGGCGCTGCTGGCGCAGCATGATATTAATGAACCTTCTCCGGTACAGGCGCAGACCATTCCGGTTATTTTGGAAGGCAGGGATGTAGTATCCAAGTCGCAGACGGGAACGGGGAAAACGCTGGCGTATCTGCTGCCGCTGCTGCAGTCCATCAAGAGTGATATTAAAGGAACACAGAAACTGATTATCGCGCCAACGCAGGAACTGGCAATGCAAATTGTACGTGAGGCACAGCGTTATGGTGCGGATCGCGGCATTGGTGTGCAGGGGCTGATTGGTGGTGCGGCGGTGAAACGTCAGATTGAGAAATTGCGTGAGCATCCTGAGCTGGTTGTCGGTACACCTGGACGGTTGAAGGAACTGATTACACTCAAAAAGCTGAAAATGCACAACGTATCTACCATTGTTATTGACGAAGCCGATCAGGTGTTTCAACTTGGTGGTGTAAGTGACGTGGAATTTGTGCTGAAAAGCGCACTGCGTGACCGTCAGTTAATCTTCCTGTCCGCAACAATTGATGAGCATACGGCTGCGCTGGCAAAGCGCGAGATGAAAGAGCCGGTTCATATTGGTATCGAACCAGAGCGCGCCACGGCTGCCGGACTCGAACATTATTATTTCGTAGAAGAGAGCCGCAACAAGATCGATATGCTGCGCCGTCTCGTTAGACAATACAATCCGGATCGTGCCATTGTCTTTGTGAATGCAACGGAGGACATCGGTGAGGTTGAGGCAAAAATGAACCATTTGGGTCTGTCCGCAGCAGCGCTGTACGGGGACGCCGACAAGGTAACGCGCAGCAACGTACTGGCTGCCTTCCGTAACGGCAAAATTCAACTGCTGATTGCCTCCGAGGTCGCAGCAAGAGGACTGGACATCGAAGGCCTGCCAATGGTCATCAACTATGATCCTGCCTTTGACTCGGAGCATTATGTTCACCGTGCAGGCCGGACAGGCCGGATGGGACGTTCAGGGATCGTGCTGTCCATTGTGGATGAAACGCAAATTTTCATCATGCGCAAATTTGCACGCGAACTCGGCATTGAACTGCAGGAGCGTACACTCTTCGGCGGCAAAGTTTTGGCGGCTGATCCACGCCCGGATACTCGTCCTGAAGGGCATTCATTCTCCCGGAAGCCGGGACAGTCCCGGGATCGCAAACCAGGTCAGGGAAGCCGGAAACCAGGCACAAGAGCGACCGTTTCAAATCAAGGGGCAACTGGCAGCAAACCAGCAGGTAGTGCAGGCCGAACGGACCGCGATCAGAATCGTAAAAACAAGGGAGCACCCAAGTGGAGCAAAGACAGAGCACCGCGCTCTGAGGAATAA
- a CDS encoding metallophosphoesterase family protein, translated as MERIAIVSDIHGNMTAWEAVRQDMQHRGLNRIFCLGDLVGKGPQPAEVVDQVRAACEVVIRGNWDELVAVNQDVRDFTWQAERLGTERLAYLSNLPFSHEFKLSGRTVRLVHASPQSVYHRVQPWDEMHKRLAMFEPPADHSEAGAADVVGYGDVHNAFLQYLDGKMLFNTGSAGNPLDLPQASYCILEGEYGDDSQKPFNLQFVRVPYDIEQEVRIAQKAEVPALDAYIREIRSGVYRGLQE; from the coding sequence ATGGAACGAATAGCAATTGTATCCGACATTCATGGCAACATGACTGCCTGGGAAGCCGTGCGGCAAGATATGCAGCATCGCGGCTTGAACAGAATCTTTTGTCTCGGAGATCTTGTAGGCAAAGGACCACAGCCTGCTGAAGTGGTTGATCAGGTAAGGGCGGCATGTGAAGTGGTGATTCGCGGCAACTGGGATGAACTTGTGGCAGTGAATCAGGATGTCCGGGATTTTACATGGCAGGCTGAGCGACTGGGAACAGAGCGATTAGCCTATCTTTCGAACCTCCCATTCAGTCATGAGTTTAAATTAAGCGGACGCACCGTTCGATTAGTTCATGCTTCGCCGCAAAGTGTGTATCATCGCGTACAGCCATGGGATGAGATGCATAAGCGGCTTGCGATGTTTGAACCTCCAGCCGATCATTCCGAGGCAGGGGCAGCTGATGTGGTAGGATATGGCGATGTGCATAATGCATTCCTGCAGTATTTGGATGGCAAAATGCTGTTTAACACAGGAAGCGCTGGCAATCCGCTTGATCTTCCTCAAGCCTCATACTGCATTCTTGAAGGGGAGTACGGCGATGATAGTCAGAAACCATTCAACCTTCAGTTTGTCCGGGTACCCTATGATATTGAGCAGGAAGTAAGGATCGCACAGAAAGCGGAAGTTCCGGCACTTGATGCTTACATTCGCGAGATACGTTCAGGAGTCTATCGGGGACTGCAGGAGTAG
- a CDS encoding ABC transporter ATP-binding protein: MENVQSPVLQISGLSGGYSAKRPVLHGINLEVGRGEMVGLIGLNGAGKSTTMKHILGLMTPQQGEVRVMGKKRDEDAQIYQSAMAFVPESPELYDEMTVMEHLEFTARAYNVSEADFKKRTEKLLDLFRMNEKSTSLSTHLSKGMRQKVMIMCAFVAGPPLYIIDEPFLGLDPLGIRSLLDFMLEMKASGSSILLSSHILSTIENYCDRFVVLHRGEVIAQGTLNELRTQFGGPDTPLEHMFYSLVQGRD, from the coding sequence ATGGAAAACGTTCAATCGCCTGTGCTGCAAATCAGCGGGCTTAGCGGAGGGTACAGCGCCAAAAGACCGGTGCTGCACGGCATTAATCTGGAAGTTGGACGCGGAGAAATGGTTGGGCTGATCGGATTAAACGGCGCTGGCAAGAGTACGACGATGAAGCATATTCTTGGCCTGATGACTCCGCAGCAGGGAGAAGTTCGGGTGATGGGAAAAAAACGGGATGAGGATGCACAGATTTACCAGTCTGCTATGGCATTTGTTCCGGAATCTCCCGAATTATATGATGAGATGACCGTCATGGAACATCTGGAGTTTACAGCGAGGGCATATAATGTGTCTGAGGCGGATTTTAAAAAGCGGACCGAGAAGCTCCTGGACTTGTTCCGCATGAACGAGAAAAGTACAAGTCTGTCAACACATCTGTCGAAGGGTATGCGGCAAAAGGTCATGATTATGTGTGCTTTTGTGGCAGGGCCGCCGCTCTATATTATTGATGAGCCTTTTCTGGGGCTTGACCCGTTGGGTATTCGTTCCCTGCTGGATTTCATGCTGGAGATGAAAGCTTCAGGGTCTTCCATTCTGCTCAGTTCACACATTTTATCTACCATTGAAAATTATTGTGACCGCTTCGTTGTACTGCATCGCGGGGAGGTCATTGCACAAGGTACACTGAACGAACTGCGCACACAGTTCGGAGGGCCCGACACACCGCTGGAGCACATGTTCTATTCCCTCGTGCAAGGCAGGGATTAA
- the sdhA gene encoding succinate dehydrogenase flavoprotein subunit → MASSNVIIVGGGLAGLMAAIKSAEAGVHVHLFSLVPVKRSHSVCAQGGINGAVNTKGEGDSPWVHFDDTVYGGDFLANQPPVKAMCEAAPGIIHLMDRMGVMFNRTPEGLLDFRRFGGTKHHRTAFAGATTGQQLLYALDEQVRRWEAAGLVTKYENWEFLQAVVDDEGVCRGIVAQDLKTMKVQTFPAEAVILASGGPGIIFGKTTNSVINTGTAASAVYQQGVNYANGEFIQIHPTAIPGDDKLRLMSESARGEGGRIWTYKDGKPWYFLEEKYPSYGNLVPRDIATREIFSVCVDMGLGVNGENMVYLDLSHKDPKELDVKLGGIIEIYEKFMGDDPRKIPMKIFPAVHYSMGGMWVDYNQMTNIPGLFAAGECEYQYHGANRLGANSLVSAIYGGMVAGPKAAEYIKGLKKSSADISSSVFDGYTKRQTDKYEGIMKMQGTENAYVIHKELGEWMTANMTVVRYNDKLEATIGKIKELKERYGKINMYDNSGWNNPGAAFTRQLWNMLELAEAMTLGALLRNESRGAHYKPEFTERNDEEFLKTTIASWTKEGPQISYEPVDVSLIPPRIRDYSKD, encoded by the coding sequence ATGGCATCATCGAATGTAATTATTGTGGGCGGCGGTCTCGCGGGATTGATGGCGGCGATCAAATCGGCTGAAGCCGGAGTCCATGTTCATTTATTTTCACTGGTTCCTGTTAAAAGATCCCACTCCGTATGTGCCCAGGGCGGTATCAACGGTGCGGTAAATACGAAAGGGGAAGGTGACTCCCCATGGGTACACTTTGACGATACGGTATACGGCGGAGACTTCCTCGCCAATCAACCGCCAGTTAAAGCGATGTGTGAAGCGGCACCTGGTATCATTCACCTGATGGACCGGATGGGCGTTATGTTCAACCGTACACCGGAAGGTTTGCTCGATTTCCGTCGTTTCGGGGGAACGAAGCATCACCGTACAGCATTTGCCGGTGCAACAACAGGTCAACAGCTGCTGTATGCATTGGATGAGCAGGTACGTCGCTGGGAAGCAGCCGGTCTCGTGACGAAGTATGAGAACTGGGAATTCCTGCAGGCTGTTGTAGATGACGAAGGGGTATGCCGCGGGATCGTGGCACAGGATCTGAAAACGATGAAGGTGCAGACTTTCCCGGCTGAAGCTGTTATTTTGGCGAGTGGTGGTCCTGGAATCATTTTCGGTAAAACAACAAACTCCGTCATCAACACAGGAACTGCCGCGAGTGCGGTATATCAGCAGGGTGTGAATTATGCGAACGGCGAATTCATTCAGATTCACCCGACAGCAATTCCAGGAGACGACAAGCTGCGTCTGATGTCCGAATCTGCCCGTGGTGAAGGTGGCCGGATCTGGACGTACAAAGACGGTAAGCCTTGGTACTTCCTTGAAGAAAAATATCCTTCCTACGGTAACCTTGTGCCGCGTGATATCGCAACACGTGAAATTTTCAGCGTTTGCGTAGACATGGGACTTGGTGTGAACGGTGAGAACATGGTGTATCTCGACCTCTCTCACAAAGATCCGAAGGAACTGGATGTTAAACTGGGTGGAATCATCGAAATCTATGAGAAATTCATGGGTGACGATCCGCGCAAAATTCCGATGAAAATTTTCCCGGCCGTTCACTATTCCATGGGCGGCATGTGGGTAGATTATAATCAAATGACGAACATTCCAGGGCTGTTTGCAGCTGGCGAATGTGAATATCAATATCATGGTGCCAACCGTTTGGGTGCAAACTCACTCGTATCCGCAATTTATGGTGGTATGGTGGCAGGACCAAAAGCGGCTGAATATATCAAAGGACTCAAGAAGTCCTCTGCTGATATCTCTTCTTCTGTATTTGATGGCTATACGAAGCGTCAAACTGACAAATACGAAGGTATCATGAAAATGCAGGGTACCGAAAATGCTTACGTGATTCACAAAGAGCTGGGCGAGTGGATGACAGCCAACATGACCGTAGTTCGTTACAACGACAAGCTTGAAGCGACGATTGGCAAAATCAAGGAACTGAAAGAGCGTTATGGCAAAATCAACATGTATGACAACTCTGGCTGGAACAATCCGGGTGCGGCATTTACCCGCCAATTGTGGAACATGCTTGAGCTTGCTGAAGCAATGACACTCGGCGCACTGCTGCGTAACGAGAGCCGCGGAGCGCATTACAAACCTGAGTTCACAGAGCGTAACGATGAAGAATTCCTGAAGACGACCATTGCAAGCTGGACGAAGGAAGGTCCGCAAATCTCGTACGAGCCAGTGGACGTATCCCTGATTCCACCGCGGATCCGTGACTATTCCAAAGATTAA
- a CDS encoding GNAT family N-acetyltransferase: MLTRNMLIQGLPALWTERLVLRSLRQSDYITLSELLSDPQVIRYVNRGNQAPPIRARKLLNQIRSSSAKLDSLHYGICWKDSEQVIGITSFQHWNDQKGTAQIGYILNKSCWGKGVATEAVRRLLAFGFDELHLWRVEARCYDANISSERVLLKMGMTYERNLPSFGLNDGENETAEYALDVKVYGIHREQFQH; this comes from the coding sequence ATGCTTACCCGAAACATGCTGATTCAAGGGCTGCCTGCCTTATGGACGGAGCGCCTTGTGCTTAGATCATTACGTCAGAGTGATTACATCACCTTGTCTGAACTGTTATCCGATCCACAAGTGATTCGATACGTGAATCGAGGTAATCAGGCACCCCCCATTCGGGCGAGAAAGCTGCTGAATCAGATTCGAAGCAGCAGTGCCAAACTGGATTCGCTGCACTACGGCATCTGTTGGAAAGACAGTGAGCAGGTGATCGGGATAACGTCTTTCCAACATTGGAATGATCAAAAAGGGACTGCTCAGATTGGTTACATTTTGAACAAGTCCTGTTGGGGGAAAGGAGTGGCAACGGAAGCCGTACGTCGTCTGCTGGCATTCGGCTTTGATGAACTTCATCTGTGGAGGGTCGAGGCACGCTGTTACGATGCCAACATTTCTTCGGAGCGGGTGCTCCTGAAAATGGGGATGACTTATGAACGTAATCTTCCATCATTCGGACTGAACGATGGAGAGAATGAGACAGCTGAATATGCTTTGGACGTTAAGGTATATGGCATACATCGGGAACAGTTTCAGCATTGA
- a CDS encoding metallophosphoesterase, with protein MGQTPRLNNNSSPSRRLSRTHGSKEPVFPGEEKDHDPSRRMVRLRKILMTVGASVLTLGYALWEPRRLQINHIHLKLPSFPGSFDGLRVIHFSDAHLGFHTGAKEMRRLAAQIKDQQPDLICFTGDIVERQAEPMRECVPILASMTARYGKFAVLGNHDYRGQQQQEVQDMFREAGFTLLCNQHVLIERGEEKLAVTGLDDALTGNPDLEEAISGLEEQVWKLLLMHEPDYADYAAPHGFGLQLSGHSHGGQVRFPWFGAVTTPRGSRKYIQGLHYTSHQKMPVYVNRGFGMTQLPIRFLCRPELTVLHISRQSVNER; from the coding sequence ATGGGACAGACACCGCGTTTGAACAACAACAGCTCACCGTCTCGGCGTTTGAGCAGGACGCATGGTTCAAAGGAACCTGTTTTTCCTGGAGAAGAAAAGGATCACGATCCTTCTCGTCGAATGGTTCGACTACGAAAAATATTGATGACCGTGGGAGCAAGTGTACTGACGCTCGGGTACGCACTGTGGGAACCGCGACGTTTGCAGATCAATCACATTCATCTCAAGCTCCCGTCGTTTCCTGGATCGTTTGACGGGCTGCGTGTTATTCATTTCAGCGATGCTCATCTTGGCTTTCATACAGGGGCAAAAGAGATGCGTAGGCTGGCGGCGCAGATTAAGGATCAGCAGCCTGATCTCATCTGTTTTACCGGAGATATCGTGGAGAGACAAGCTGAACCTATGCGTGAGTGTGTGCCCATTCTGGCTTCCATGACAGCGAGATACGGAAAATTTGCCGTTTTGGGGAATCATGATTATCGAGGACAGCAGCAGCAGGAAGTGCAGGACATGTTTCGCGAAGCGGGCTTTACGCTCCTGTGCAACCAACACGTGCTCATAGAGCGGGGAGAAGAGAAGCTTGCTGTAACAGGTTTGGATGATGCTTTAACGGGAAACCCCGACCTGGAAGAAGCGATTTCAGGGCTGGAAGAACAGGTCTGGAAATTACTTCTTATGCATGAACCGGATTATGCCGACTACGCAGCTCCGCATGGGTTCGGACTGCAGCTTTCGGGTCACAGTCATGGTGGACAGGTGCGTTTTCCCTGGTTTGGTGCTGTGACTACTCCGCGTGGTTCTCGTAAATATATTCAAGGACTGCACTACACCTCTCACCAAAAAATGCCGGTGTACGTGAATCGGGGATTTGGCATGACGCAGCTTCCCATTCGTTTTTTATGCAGACCGGAACTGACGGTACTTCACATAAGCCGACAAAGTGTGAATGAACGTTAA
- a CDS encoding histidinol-phosphatase, whose protein sequence is MKFDLHTHHFRCGHADGSIRDYIEAGIEAGLQAIGISDHTPYFGSDLEQAHPRIAMGKSELQHYVSEVLALKEEYAGKIDVLLGIESDYFPLHAELYRTTLGQYPFDYIIGSVHHTEDVSIFNKTRWNGLTETRKIEVKESYYKLIAQSARSGMFQILGHIDAMKGNYPPFSEIIADHAIDETLQIIADANVAIEINTSGKTKLSGGWYPSDAILERANHYGVKVTFGSDAHIPRRVADELDNVRTRLREIGFTEWVYFKQKQMQIVPL, encoded by the coding sequence ATGAAATTCGATCTTCATACGCATCATTTCCGGTGTGGTCATGCGGACGGCAGCATTAGGGATTATATTGAAGCAGGCATTGAGGCAGGACTTCAGGCCATCGGAATCTCTGACCATACCCCTTATTTTGGAAGTGATTTGGAACAGGCACATCCACGAATTGCCATGGGCAAATCGGAGTTACAGCATTATGTATCTGAAGTGCTCGCGTTAAAAGAAGAATATGCCGGGAAAATTGATGTTCTGCTCGGGATTGAATCGGACTACTTTCCGCTTCATGCTGAATTATACCGGACAACGCTGGGGCAGTATCCGTTCGACTATATTATTGGTTCTGTTCATCACACAGAGGATGTCAGCATTTTCAACAAAACCCGTTGGAACGGACTAACCGAAACCCGTAAAATCGAAGTGAAAGAAAGCTACTACAAGTTAATTGCCCAATCCGCCCGCAGCGGCATGTTTCAGATTCTCGGCCATATTGATGCGATGAAAGGCAATTACCCGCCATTCTCCGAGATCATTGCAGACCATGCCATCGACGAAACGCTTCAGATCATTGCCGATGCCAACGTTGCGATTGAAATCAACACATCAGGTAAAACCAAGCTTAGCGGCGGATGGTATCCGTCCGATGCCATCTTGGAACGTGCAAATCATTACGGTGTGAAAGTCACCTTCGGCTCCGATGCTCATATCCCTAGGCGAGTGGCCGATGAATTGGACAATGTACGCACACGTCTGCGAGAGATTGGTTTCACCGAATGGGTGTATTTCAAACAGAAACAGATGCAGATTGTTCCTTTATAA
- a CDS encoding LysR family transcriptional regulator: MNISQLETLITISKTMSFRKAGELLNLTQPAVSAQIKSLEDEFNTVLVDRNQPVTLTDRGQVFLEHAERMLDIVDELKQKLSDLDETPQGRIVLGTTTSIAIQILPRVLSYFQDQFPLIKTSIQSLPSSQIYTQVENGLVDIGIGYLTERNPNLSTSVLYYDTFELVVSPSHPLAKKKHAAVDVLRSTPLILLSPDTVGRRFTEAVFKKYNIEPNVVMELSSSEEVKRMVEIDLGAAIISKQSVAHELRQGTLRMIPLSELEVSHPVGVIYKSSRYLNSAMHQFLSDLKGMPETQFISSE; the protein is encoded by the coding sequence ATGAACATAAGCCAACTGGAAACGCTGATTACGATTTCCAAAACAATGAGTTTCCGCAAAGCGGGAGAACTCCTCAATCTGACCCAGCCGGCTGTCTCGGCTCAGATCAAAAGTCTGGAGGACGAATTCAACACGGTTCTGGTTGACCGGAACCAGCCGGTAACCCTCACCGATCGAGGGCAGGTTTTTCTGGAGCACGCTGAACGGATGCTCGACATTGTGGACGAGTTGAAGCAGAAGTTGTCTGATCTGGATGAAACGCCGCAAGGACGCATCGTGCTTGGAACAACGACTTCTATTGCGATTCAGATTCTGCCAAGAGTACTCTCCTACTTTCAGGATCAGTTTCCACTTATCAAAACCAGCATTCAATCTCTTCCTTCCTCACAGATCTATACACAGGTCGAGAACGGTCTGGTGGACATTGGGATTGGATACCTGACAGAGCGGAATCCTAACCTAAGCACGTCGGTACTGTACTACGATACGTTCGAGCTTGTTGTATCTCCTTCCCACCCGCTGGCGAAGAAAAAACATGCGGCTGTCGACGTTTTGCGAAGCACCCCCCTGATACTACTGTCTCCGGACACGGTCGGACGCCGGTTTACAGAGGCTGTTTTCAAGAAATACAATATCGAACCCAACGTCGTCATGGAGCTGTCGAGCAGTGAAGAAGTGAAACGAATGGTTGAGATTGATCTCGGTGCAGCCATCATCTCCAAACAATCCGTAGCACATGAGCTTCGCCAGGGTACATTGCGAATGATACCTTTGAGTGAATTGGAAGTCAGTCATCCGGTAGGGGTTATCTACAAATCCAGCCGCTACCTCAATTCGGCAATGCATCAATTCCTGAGTGATCTCAAGGGCATGCCCGAAACACAATTTATCAGCTCAGAATAA
- a CDS encoding SDR family oxidoreductase, producing MLKDQVVFITGASSGIGALCAQMLIEEGAIPILAARSRDKLEQIGASLQGRHELLTLDVTDSEQVQAAVDAMLHKYGRIDILLNNAGYGKFAAMTDMSVQEFDEMMDVNYMGIVRCTKAVLPHMLERGKGQIVNVASMAGKIGTAKSASYTATKHAVLGFSNALRQELRKTGVTVTTINPGPIDTPFFDRADPSGNYVNNVRWLMLTPQNVAGHMIRAMKKRKEEVNLPRLASAGMWFYQLFPRLADRLSHGVMNQK from the coding sequence ATGCTGAAAGATCAGGTTGTTTTTATAACAGGAGCTTCGAGCGGAATCGGCGCGCTCTGCGCACAAATGCTGATCGAAGAAGGAGCCATCCCGATTCTGGCTGCCCGTTCACGGGACAAGCTGGAACAGATTGGTGCTTCACTACAGGGACGGCATGAGCTGCTAACGCTGGATGTTACGGACAGCGAGCAGGTTCAGGCGGCTGTAGATGCGATGTTACATAAATACGGACGAATCGATATTCTGCTGAATAACGCCGGTTACGGAAAATTTGCCGCGATGACAGACATGTCTGTACAGGAATTTGACGAAATGATGGACGTGAATTACATGGGTATTGTCCGCTGTACCAAAGCGGTGCTGCCGCATATGCTGGAACGGGGAAAAGGCCAGATTGTAAATGTTGCTTCGATGGCTGGCAAAATTGGCACCGCCAAATCAGCCTCGTACACGGCCACCAAACATGCTGTACTCGGATTCAGCAACGCACTTCGTCAGGAACTGCGTAAGACGGGGGTTACCGTGACTACGATTAACCCGGGTCCGATCGATACACCATTTTTTGATCGTGCAGATCCTTCTGGAAATTACGTGAACAATGTGCGCTGGCTGATGCTGACTCCTCAGAACGTAGCAGGCCACATGATTCGGGCCATGAAGAAACGCAAGGAAGAAGTGAATCTGCCGAGGCTGGCGTCGGCTGGCATGTGGTTTTATCAGTTGTTCCCGCGGCTTGCCGATCGACTGTCACACGGTGTAATGAATCAGAAGTAG
- the sdhB gene encoding succinate dehydrogenase iron-sulfur subunit — translation MAEQATVSKTVKFIITRQDSPESSSYTEEFELPYRPNMNVISALMEIQRNPVNKDGKSIAPVCWESNCLEEVCGACSMIINGKPRQACAALIDKLEQPVRIEPMKTFPVVRDLVIDRTRMFNALKRVKAWIPIDGTYDLGPGPRMPEKKRQWAYELSKCMTCGVCLEACPNVNEKTDFIGPAALSQVRLFNAHPTGEMNAEERLEALMEDGGIEGCGNSQNCVRSCPKGIPLTTSIAEMNKQTTKHMFKRWLGV, via the coding sequence ATGGCGGAACAAGCAACAGTGAGCAAAACCGTCAAGTTTATTATCACTCGTCAAGACAGCCCGGAGTCATCTTCGTATACCGAAGAGTTTGAGCTGCCGTACCGTCCAAATATGAACGTGATCAGCGCTCTGATGGAGATTCAGCGGAACCCGGTAAACAAAGATGGAAAGTCCATCGCTCCGGTATGTTGGGAATCCAACTGTCTTGAAGAAGTATGCGGCGCCTGCTCCATGATTATTAACGGTAAACCGCGTCAAGCATGCGCAGCCCTGATTGACAAGCTTGAACAGCCGGTTCGTATCGAACCGATGAAAACATTCCCGGTTGTACGTGACCTTGTTATTGATCGCACACGTATGTTTAACGCGCTGAAACGCGTCAAAGCTTGGATTCCGATCGATGGCACATATGATCTTGGTCCAGGACCGCGGATGCCAGAGAAGAAACGTCAGTGGGCGTATGAGCTGTCCAAATGTATGACTTGCGGTGTATGTCTTGAGGCATGTCCGAACGTTAACGAAAAAACAGACTTCATTGGTCCAGCAGCGCTGTCTCAGGTACGACTGTTCAATGCTCACCCTACAGGTGAGATGAATGCCGAAGAACGTTTGGAAGCGTTGATGGAAGATGGCGGTATCGAAGGGTGCGGAAACTCACAGAACTGTGTGCGTTCATGTCCTAAAGGTATTCCGCTTACTACGTCCATCGCGGAGATGAATAAGCAAACCACCAAGCATATGTTTAAACGCTGGCTGGGTGTATAA
- a CDS encoding chemotaxis protein CheX — MKAEVINPFLESARNVFEQLIQVSPSTGSLGVKNVEFIADHVWIVIGMTGQLSGNIVFGIQETVALKIVSAMMGGFVITEMDDMSKSAISELGNMISGNASTILSNQGVVVDITPPQVMQSEHLTAFSATKALSIPLLMDGIGEMDIQVMIS; from the coding sequence GTGAAAGCGGAAGTAATTAACCCATTCCTGGAATCTGCACGCAACGTATTTGAACAGCTCATCCAGGTTTCGCCTTCCACCGGGAGTCTTGGCGTGAAGAACGTAGAATTCATTGCTGATCATGTCTGGATTGTCATCGGAATGACGGGCCAGCTGAGTGGAAATATTGTTTTTGGTATACAAGAAACGGTCGCTTTGAAAATTGTTTCAGCCATGATGGGTGGTTTTGTGATCACCGAGATGGACGATATGAGCAAAAGTGCGATTTCCGAGCTGGGCAACATGATTAGCGGTAATGCGAGTACAATTCTGTCCAATCAGGGTGTCGTTGTAGATATTACCCCTCCACAAGTGATGCAGTCTGAACATTTAACCGCATTCAGTGCAACGAAAGCGCTTAGTATTCCGTTATTAATGGATGGAATTGGCGAGATGGATATTCAGGTGATGATCTCGTAA